One window of Mesorhizobium sp. WSM4904 genomic DNA carries:
- a CDS encoding helix-turn-helix domain-containing protein, with amino-acid sequence MTHPQKPRPAISQADYQRLSEFRYLIRRFLEFSQLQANEAGLTPRQHQALLAIKGYPGGGPVAVGDLAERLRIRHHSAVELVNRLSEAGLVTRDQDKADHRRVLLHLTPLADDRLAELSAAHLDELSRIEPMLKRLLFRQEPS; translated from the coding sequence ATGACGCATCCGCAAAAACCGCGCCCCGCCATCAGCCAGGCCGACTACCAGCGGCTTTCCGAATTCCGCTACCTGATCCGCCGTTTCCTGGAATTCAGCCAGTTGCAAGCGAATGAGGCAGGCCTGACGCCGCGCCAGCACCAGGCGCTGCTGGCGATCAAGGGCTATCCCGGCGGCGGACCCGTGGCGGTCGGCGATCTGGCGGAGCGGCTGCGCATCCGCCATCACAGCGCCGTCGAACTGGTAAACCGCCTGAGTGAGGCGGGATTGGTCACAAGGGATCAGGACAAGGCCGACCACCGCCGCGTGCTCCTGCATCTCACCCCTCTTGCCGACGATCGCCTAGCCGAATTGTCGGCTGCCCATCTCGACGAACTTTCGCGGATCGAGCCCATGCTCAAGCGCCTGCTCTTTCGTCAGGAGCCGTCCTGA
- a CDS encoding ribbon-helix-helix domain-containing protein → MAAVEKRSVTIRGHRTSFSLEQPFYDDLVTIAAQRSISLAALVADIDETRTRDANLSSALRLYVLAWAKRGGKSP, encoded by the coding sequence ATGGCCGCGGTCGAAAAGCGCTCGGTGACGATCCGCGGCCACCGCACCAGCTTTTCCCTGGAACAGCCTTTCTACGATGATCTCGTCACGATCGCGGCGCAACGCTCGATCTCGCTCGCGGCCCTCGTCGCCGACATCGACGAAACGCGAACGCGCGACGCCAACCTTTCCTCCGCGCTGAGGCTCTATGTGCTGGCCTGGGCGAAGCGCGGCGGCAAGTCGCCTTGA
- a CDS encoding DUF4169 family protein codes for MGEVVNLRQARKQKARSEKERLADENRALHGRTKADRERDRLTSDRAERFMDGHRREKSGDPDGR; via the coding sequence ATGGGCGAGGTCGTCAATCTCCGCCAGGCCCGCAAGCAGAAAGCGCGCAGCGAGAAGGAACGCCTGGCCGACGAGAACCGCGCATTGCACGGTCGAACCAAGGCCGACCGCGAGCGCGACCGGCTGACGTCCGACCGGGCGGAAAGATTCATGGACGGCCATCGCCGCGAAAAGTCCGGCGATCCGGACGGACGCTGA
- a CDS encoding SspB family protein, which yields MADDHIRYDILAQEALRGVMRKVLAEVARTGLPGNHHFFITFLTGAPGVRISSRLRERYPEQMTIVIQFQYWDLKVTDTGFEVGLSFSDVPEKLEIPFSAVRGFYDPSVNFELEFDVKAEGIAEDDAATPAAEPIAVVTEKKTESKKKAAETEKKPAVADTGGKSADVVSLDAFRKK from the coding sequence ATGGCCGACGACCACATCCGCTACGACATTCTGGCCCAGGAGGCATTGCGCGGTGTCATGCGCAAGGTCCTGGCCGAAGTCGCGCGCACCGGCCTTCCCGGCAATCATCATTTCTTCATCACCTTCCTCACCGGCGCGCCCGGCGTGCGCATTTCCTCACGGCTGCGCGAGCGCTATCCGGAACAGATGACCATCGTCATCCAATTCCAGTATTGGGATCTGAAGGTGACTGACACCGGTTTCGAGGTTGGACTCTCCTTCTCCGACGTGCCTGAAAAGCTCGAGATCCCCTTCTCCGCCGTACGCGGTTTCTACGATCCTTCGGTGAATTTCGAGCTCGAATTCGACGTCAAGGCCGAGGGTATTGCGGAAGACGACGCTGCCACGCCGGCCGCGGAGCCGATCGCGGTCGTGACCGAAAAGAAAACGGAATCGAAGAAGAAGGCCGCCGAGACCGAAAAGAAGCCTGCCGTGGCTGATACCGGCGGCAAAAGCGCCGACGTGGTTTCGCTCGACGCCTTCCGCAAGAAGTGA
- a CDS encoding TetR/AcrR family transcriptional regulator — protein sequence MKPGVSPDTFPPRSHEAKRISVVDAAASVFCRQGYAGANIDLIAAEAGVSRQTVYNHHGDKEKLFMAVVRDLTERCNAGIFATIATFPDQPTDLESDLVAFAVRMNRNCICNRDGRFLRKLIQAEGERYPELFAEWREQGPGRTWSALAARFARLAYAGHLSIDDPDVAARQFLALVNAELQITFMLGGMPTEEEVLRSATNGVRTFLSAFGRRKPASVRQAALAHA from the coding sequence ATGAAGCCCGGCGTTTCTCCTGACACTTTCCCGCCACGCAGCCATGAGGCCAAGCGCATATCGGTGGTGGACGCTGCCGCTTCGGTTTTCTGCCGGCAAGGCTATGCCGGCGCCAATATCGACCTGATCGCGGCCGAGGCCGGCGTTTCGCGCCAGACGGTCTACAATCACCATGGCGACAAGGAAAAGCTCTTCATGGCCGTCGTGCGCGACCTGACCGAGCGCTGCAATGCCGGCATCTTCGCGACCATAGCCACCTTCCCCGACCAGCCCACCGATCTCGAATCCGATCTGGTCGCTTTCGCCGTGCGCATGAACCGCAACTGCATCTGCAATCGCGACGGCCGCTTCCTGCGCAAGCTGATCCAGGCCGAAGGCGAGCGTTATCCGGAGCTTTTCGCCGAGTGGCGCGAACAGGGACCGGGCCGCACCTGGTCGGCGCTTGCCGCCCGCTTCGCGCGGCTTGCCTATGCCGGGCACCTGTCGATCGACGATCCGGACGTGGCGGCGCGCCAGTTCCTCGCCCTGGTCAACGCCGAACTGCAGATAACTTTCATGCTCGGCGGCATGCCGACAGAGGAAGAGGTATTGCGCTCCGCCACCAACGGCGTGCGGACCTTCCTCAGCGCCTTCGGCCGGCGGAAACCAGCGTCCGTCAGGCAGGCGGCCCTCGCCCACGCCTGA
- a CDS encoding multidrug effflux MFS transporter, with amino-acid sequence MSPKFLRIAVVLGLLSAIGPFAIDMYLPALPSIGEDLNAGTAAVQMSLLIFFLSMGFGQIVVGPISDMIGRKLPLYAGLALFMVGGVGSAMAPNIEWLIAFRFLQGLGASAGMAVPRAIVRDLHTGNEAAKLMSLLMLVFSVSPILAPLTGSQIIESFGWRAVFWTVTGAAALATVLLATALKETRSVDERANSSFGTALAGYRYLMGDRNFLGLTAIAGFGIASFFVYLSSSSFILINHYGLSPSVYSVFFSINAVAFIGMSQLTGMLADRFGLKRVVWVAVTGYATVMVALFAIMASGVDRLDVMAALLFVGYGFLGLVIPTTSVLAMEEHGEIAGTASALMGTLHFAIGALAMGVAGLFFDGTPLPMVAGITLCAVISFTLAKVTLGRAREAAEAPAE; translated from the coding sequence ATGAGTCCCAAATTCCTCCGCATTGCGGTCGTGCTCGGCTTGTTGTCTGCAATCGGCCCCTTCGCCATCGATATGTATCTTCCCGCGCTGCCCTCGATCGGTGAGGATCTCAATGCCGGCACCGCCGCCGTGCAGATGAGCCTCTTGATCTTCTTCCTGTCGATGGGTTTCGGCCAGATCGTGGTCGGACCGATCTCCGACATGATCGGGCGCAAGCTGCCGCTCTATGCCGGCCTCGCGCTGTTCATGGTCGGCGGCGTCGGCTCGGCGATGGCGCCCAACATCGAATGGCTTATCGCCTTCCGCTTCCTGCAAGGGCTCGGCGCCAGCGCCGGCATGGCGGTGCCGCGCGCGATCGTGCGCGACCTGCACACCGGCAACGAGGCGGCTAAGCTGATGTCGCTCTTGATGCTGGTGTTCTCGGTGTCGCCGATTCTGGCGCCGCTGACCGGGAGCCAGATCATCGAAAGCTTCGGCTGGCGCGCCGTGTTCTGGACCGTGACGGGCGCCGCGGCACTTGCCACCGTCCTGCTCGCCACCGCGCTCAAGGAGACGCGGTCGGTCGACGAGCGCGCCAACTCGTCCTTCGGCACGGCGCTGGCGGGCTACCGCTACCTGATGGGTGATCGCAACTTCCTCGGCCTGACGGCGATCGCCGGCTTCGGCATCGCGAGCTTCTTCGTCTATCTGTCGAGCTCGTCCTTCATCCTGATCAACCATTACGGTCTGTCGCCGTCGGTCTACAGCGTGTTCTTCTCGATCAATGCGGTCGCCTTCATCGGCATGTCGCAGCTGACCGGGATGCTGGCCGACCGCTTCGGCTTGAAGCGTGTCGTCTGGGTGGCGGTGACCGGCTACGCCACGGTGATGGTGGCGCTGTTCGCGATCATGGCGTCTGGCGTCGACCGGCTCGACGTGATGGCGGCGCTGCTCTTCGTCGGCTACGGCTTCCTCGGGCTGGTCATCCCGACCACCTCGGTGCTGGCTATGGAAGAGCATGGCGAGATCGCCGGCACGGCCTCGGCCCTGATGGGCACGCTGCACTTCGCCATCGGCGCGCTGGCGATGGGTGTGGCGGGTCTCTTCTTCGACGGCACGCCGTTGCCGATGGTGGCCGGCATCACGCTCTGCGCGGTGATTTCCTTCACGCTGGCGAAGGTCACACTCGGCAGGGCGCGGGAAGCGGCGGAAGCGCCTGCCGAATAA
- a CDS encoding AAA family ATPase, whose amino-acid sequence MQNDSDRFFVLTGGPGSGKTTLIEALKTAGFATAPEAGRGIIRDQVAIGGPALPWQDRALFAELMLSWELRSWHAAHAEPGPVFFDRGVPDTIGYLRLCGSPVPDHVKRAATAFRYAHRVFIAPPWPEIFTQDEERKQTLDEAERTFQSVAGVYAELGYELVPLPLATVEERVRFVLDAVGLPGT is encoded by the coding sequence ATGCAGAACGATTCCGATCGATTCTTCGTGCTGACCGGCGGTCCCGGTTCCGGCAAAACCACGCTCATCGAGGCACTGAAGACGGCTGGCTTCGCGACGGCGCCCGAGGCGGGGCGCGGCATCATCCGCGACCAGGTGGCGATCGGCGGCCCTGCCCTTCCCTGGCAGGACCGGGCGCTCTTTGCCGAGCTGATGCTGTCCTGGGAGCTGCGCTCCTGGCATGCGGCGCATGCCGAGCCCGGTCCGGTCTTCTTCGACCGCGGCGTGCCGGACACGATCGGCTATCTCAGGCTTTGCGGCTCGCCGGTGCCCGATCACGTCAAACGTGCGGCAACGGCATTCCGCTACGCGCATCGCGTCTTCATCGCGCCGCCATGGCCGGAAATCTTCACCCAGGACGAAGAGCGGAAACAGACACTCGACGAGGCCGAGCGCACCTTTCAATCGGTAGCGGGCGTCTATGCCGAACTTGGCTACGAGCTGGTGCCCTTGCCGCTCGCGACGGTGGAGGAGCGGGTGCGCTTCGTCCTCGATGCGGTCGGCCTGCCTGGGACCTGA
- a CDS encoding DUF2853 family protein, with amino-acid sequence MADYLADVKKYDAGASADAVEKIVKHLGIALRNRDSSLVSCTDPKELERVRENWVGKKLGVADAKKADASIEKTCKAMAADNTKSRVTFYYLVAKDLGKLGSL; translated from the coding sequence ATGGCCGACTATCTTGCGGATGTGAAGAAATACGATGCCGGCGCCAGCGCCGACGCGGTCGAGAAGATCGTCAAGCATCTGGGCATCGCGCTCAGGAACCGCGATTCTTCGCTGGTCTCCTGCACGGACCCTAAGGAGCTCGAGCGCGTCCGGGAGAATTGGGTCGGCAAGAAGCTCGGCGTCGCCGACGCCAAGAAGGCCGACGCCTCGATCGAGAAGACCTGCAAGGCGATGGCCGCAGACAACACCAAGAGCCGCGTGACCTTCTATTACCTGGTTGCCAAGGATCTGGGCAAACTGGGTTCTCTCTGA
- a CDS encoding thymidylate synthase, which translates to MRQYLDLLKHVLENGADRGDRTGTGTRSVFGYQMRFDLSRGFPVTTTKKLHLKSIIHELLWFLAGDTNIKYLNNNGVTIWDEWADENGDLGPVYGKQWRSWPDGHGGEIDQIAGLLKEIRKNPNSRRLIVSAWNPAEVEAMALPPCHCLFQFYVSEGRLSCQLYQRSADIFLGVPFNIASYALLTMMVAQVTGLKPGDFVHTLGDAHLYSNHFEQAREQMRRTPKPLPTMWINPEVKDLFAFRFEDFRLENYFADASIKAPIAV; encoded by the coding sequence ATGCGCCAATATCTCGACCTTTTGAAGCATGTGCTGGAAAACGGCGCCGACCGTGGCGACCGCACCGGTACCGGCACGCGCTCGGTGTTCGGCTATCAGATGCGCTTCGACCTTTCGCGCGGCTTCCCGGTCACCACCACCAAGAAGCTGCACCTGAAGTCGATCATCCACGAGCTGCTGTGGTTCCTGGCCGGCGACACCAACATCAAATATCTCAACAACAACGGCGTCACCATCTGGGACGAATGGGCGGACGAGAACGGCGATCTCGGCCCCGTCTATGGCAAGCAGTGGCGCTCATGGCCGGACGGGCATGGCGGCGAGATCGACCAGATCGCCGGACTTCTCAAGGAAATACGCAAGAATCCCAATTCGCGCCGGCTGATCGTCTCGGCCTGGAACCCGGCCGAAGTGGAGGCGATGGCGCTGCCGCCTTGCCACTGCCTGTTCCAGTTCTATGTCTCGGAAGGTCGGCTTTCCTGCCAGCTTTACCAGCGCTCGGCCGACATCTTCCTGGGCGTGCCGTTCAACATCGCGTCCTATGCCCTGCTGACCATGATGGTGGCGCAGGTCACCGGGCTGAAGCCGGGCGACTTCGTGCACACGCTCGGCGATGCGCATCTTTACTCGAACCATTTCGAGCAGGCGCGCGAGCAGATGCGGCGCACGCCGAAGCCGCTGCCGACGATGTGGATCAACCCGGAGGTGAAGGATCTTTTCGCCTTCCGCTTCGAGGATTTCCGCCTCGAGAATTATTTCGCGGATGCGAGCATCAAGGCGCCGATAGCAGTTTGA
- a CDS encoding molybdopterin-binding protein has product MKISARNILKGKVTEITKGATTSHVRIDIGGVLVTASITNEAVADLQLEKGKQAYAVIKASDVMVGID; this is encoded by the coding sequence ATGAAGATCAGCGCCCGCAACATCCTGAAGGGCAAGGTCACCGAGATCACCAAGGGAGCGACCACCTCGCATGTCAGGATCGATATCGGCGGCGTCCTCGTCACCGCTTCGATCACCAACGAAGCGGTTGCCGATCTGCAGCTCGAGAAAGGCAAGCAGGCCTATGCGGTGATCAAGGCCTCCGACGTCATGGTCGGGATCGACTGA
- the modA gene encoding molybdate ABC transporter substrate-binding protein: MTGMGFGLKAIAVGGLTALLMAAVPAAHADDKVIVFAAASLKDALDAVNKACEPEVGEAATISYAASSALAKQIEGGAPADIFVSADLDWMKYLSDKKLTKPDTEVKLLGNQIVLVAPKDSTVEAKVEKGFDLAKLIGDGRLAMGDVKAVPAGKYGKAALESLGVWSSVEGKVAQAENVRAALKLVSTGEAPLGIVYATDAHAEKGVKVVGTFPEDSHPPIIYPIAQTADSKDKDTAAFLKCVESAKAAALFKEQGFTVLAPSN, encoded by the coding sequence ATGACGGGCATGGGATTTGGGTTGAAGGCGATCGCGGTTGGCGGTCTGACGGCGCTGTTGATGGCGGCCGTGCCGGCGGCCCATGCCGACGACAAGGTGATCGTGTTCGCCGCCGCCAGCCTCAAGGACGCGCTCGATGCGGTCAACAAGGCCTGCGAGCCCGAAGTCGGCGAAGCGGCGACCATTTCCTATGCGGCAAGCTCGGCACTTGCCAAGCAGATCGAAGGCGGCGCGCCGGCCGACATTTTCGTCTCGGCCGACCTCGACTGGATGAAGTATCTCTCCGACAAGAAGCTGACCAAACCGGACACCGAGGTGAAGCTGCTCGGCAACCAGATCGTGCTGGTGGCGCCGAAGGATTCCACGGTCGAGGCCAAGGTCGAAAAGGGCTTCGACCTCGCCAAGCTCATCGGCGACGGCAGGCTCGCCATGGGCGACGTCAAGGCCGTTCCGGCCGGCAAATACGGCAAGGCGGCGTTGGAATCCCTGGGCGTCTGGTCCTCGGTCGAAGGCAAGGTCGCGCAGGCCGAGAATGTGCGCGCGGCGCTGAAGCTGGTGTCGACGGGCGAAGCCCCTCTCGGCATCGTCTACGCCACCGACGCGCATGCCGAGAAGGGCGTGAAGGTCGTCGGAACCTTCCCCGAGGATTCGCACCCGCCCATCATCTACCCGATTGCCCAGACGGCGGATTCGAAGGACAAGGATACGGCTGCCTTCCTGAAATGCGTCGAGTCGGCCAAGGCCGCGGCGCTCTTCAAGGAACAGGGTTTTACGGTGCTCGCGCCGAGCAACTGA
- the modB gene encoding molybdate ABC transporter permease subunit — MNWLLDLTPDEWNAVRLSVKVATVAMVASLPPGILIALVLARGRFWGKTLLNGLVHLPLILPPVVTGYLLLLTFGRRGPAGAFLAEHFGIVFSFRWTGAALACGVMGFPLMVRAIRLSIEAVDRKMEAAAGTLGANPIWVFATITLPLILPGLIAGAILSFAKAMGEFGATITFVSNIPNETQTLPSAIYTFTQVPGGDAGALRLTLISVVISMVALVASEVLARRVGRRMDIE; from the coding sequence ATGAATTGGCTGCTGGACCTCACTCCCGACGAATGGAATGCGGTCCGGCTGTCGGTCAAGGTGGCAACTGTGGCGATGGTCGCCAGCCTGCCACCCGGCATATTGATCGCGCTCGTGCTGGCCAGGGGGCGGTTTTGGGGCAAGACCCTGCTCAACGGGCTGGTGCATCTGCCGCTGATCCTGCCGCCGGTGGTGACCGGCTATCTGCTCCTGCTCACCTTCGGCCGGCGCGGGCCGGCCGGCGCCTTTCTCGCCGAACATTTCGGCATCGTCTTTTCGTTCCGCTGGACAGGCGCGGCACTCGCCTGCGGCGTCATGGGCTTTCCGCTGATGGTGCGGGCGATTCGGCTGTCGATCGAGGCGGTCGACCGCAAGATGGAGGCGGCCGCCGGCACGCTCGGCGCCAATCCGATCTGGGTGTTCGCCACGATCACGCTGCCGCTGATCCTGCCCGGGCTGATTGCCGGCGCGATCCTCTCCTTCGCCAAGGCGATGGGCGAGTTCGGCGCGACGATCACCTTCGTCTCCAACATCCCCAACGAGACGCAGACGCTGCCCTCTGCGATCTACACTTTCACGCAGGTGCCGGGCGGCGACGCCGGGGCACTGCGGCTGACGCTGATTTCGGTCGTCATCTCGATGGTGGCGCTGGTGGCTTCCGAGGTCCTTGCGCGGCGGGTCGGCCGGCGGATGGACATCGAATGA
- the modC gene encoding molybdenum ABC transporter ATP-binding protein → MTLFVDINHRLGDFSIEADFESAGRLTALFGPSGSGKTTLINLIAGLIRPQKGRIAVEGRVLVDTAAGIFVPMHKRRIGMVFQDARLFPHMSVAGNLRYGRWFTPPAERYANVDAVVDLLGIGPLLDRRPAKLSGGEKQRVAIGRALLASPRLLLMDEPLASLDEARKAEILPYIERLRDETKIPIAYVSHSIAEVARLASDVVVLSQGKVAAFGPTEAIMQRLDLLPAEERGEGGAVLDTSVLRHDEAFGMTVLGSPAGEIRVPHLPLAAGALVRLRIRARDVMIATEQPAGLSALNILAGTIAAVRPGVGPTVEIAIDCNGAIVLASITEQSKQTLRLALGRKVFAVIKTVSFDGTTTGPGLPVEADG, encoded by the coding sequence ATGACGCTGTTCGTCGACATCAATCATCGCCTCGGCGATTTCTCCATCGAAGCGGATTTCGAAAGCGCCGGCCGGCTGACGGCGCTGTTCGGGCCTTCGGGTTCGGGCAAGACGACGCTGATCAACCTGATTGCCGGACTGATCAGGCCGCAGAAGGGGCGCATCGCGGTCGAAGGTCGCGTGCTGGTGGACACCGCCGCCGGCATCTTCGTGCCGATGCACAAGCGGCGGATCGGAATGGTGTTCCAGGACGCGCGCCTGTTCCCGCATATGAGCGTCGCCGGCAATCTGCGTTATGGCCGCTGGTTCACGCCGCCTGCCGAGCGCTACGCCAATGTGGATGCGGTGGTCGATCTGCTCGGCATCGGTCCTCTGCTCGACCGGCGGCCGGCGAAACTATCCGGCGGCGAAAAGCAGCGGGTGGCGATCGGCCGGGCTCTGCTTGCCAGTCCAAGACTCCTCTTGATGGACGAGCCGCTCGCCTCGCTGGACGAGGCGCGCAAGGCCGAGATCCTGCCCTATATCGAGCGGCTGCGCGACGAGACGAAGATCCCGATCGCCTATGTCAGTCATTCCATTGCCGAGGTGGCGCGGCTGGCGAGCGACGTGGTGGTGCTTTCGCAAGGCAAGGTCGCGGCCTTCGGCCCGACAGAAGCGATCATGCAGCGGCTAGACCTTTTGCCGGCCGAGGAGCGCGGCGAGGGCGGCGCGGTGCTCGACACCAGCGTGCTGCGCCACGACGAGGCTTTCGGCATGACGGTGCTTGGCTCGCCGGCCGGCGAGATCCGCGTGCCACACCTCCCACTGGCAGCTGGAGCTCTAGTGCGGCTGCGCATCCGGGCCCGAGACGTCATGATCGCGACCGAGCAACCGGCGGGCCTCAGCGCGCTCAACATACTGGCGGGGACGATCGCCGCGGTCAGGCCAGGCGTCGGGCCTACGGTGGAGATCGCCATCGACTGCAATGGCGCAATCGTGCTGGCGAGCATCACCGAGCAGTCGAAACAAACCTTACGCCTTGCGCTTGGCCGCAAGGTCTTCGCGGTGATCAAGACCGTGAGCTTCGACGGTACGACGACTGGCCCCGGGCTGCCGGTCGAGGCCGACGGATGA
- a CDS encoding winged helix-turn-helix domain-containing protein → MPSLSLRINLDPDGRIGPGKIELLEQIAAFGSISAAARGMEMSYKHAWDLVEDMNRVFGKPLVAAQTGGRKGGGAQLTAVGLAVVSRFRAIERAATSAAAVHMQALQAEIDAG, encoded by the coding sequence ATGCCATCGCTGAGCCTGCGGATAAACCTCGATCCCGACGGACGAATTGGTCCGGGCAAGATCGAGCTTCTCGAGCAGATCGCCGCCTTCGGCTCGATCTCGGCCGCGGCGCGCGGCATGGAGATGTCCTACAAGCACGCCTGGGATCTGGTCGAGGACATGAACCGGGTGTTCGGCAAGCCGCTGGTTGCCGCGCAGACCGGCGGCAGGAAGGGCGGCGGCGCGCAATTGACCGCAGTGGGCCTCGCCGTCGTCAGCCGCTTCAGGGCCATAGAACGCGCGGCCACTTCTGCCGCCGCGGTGCACATGCAGGCTTTGCAGGCGGAGATCGACGCTGGGTAG
- the cobF gene encoding precorrin-6A synthase (deacetylating), producing the protein MRKLLVIGIGAGNPEHMTVQAINGLNRADVLFIPDKGASKTDLAELRRQICDRFVTNPKSRRVEFDVPVRAEPTSSYRVTVDDWHEAIAEIYERLISDELGENGCGAFLIWGDPSLYDSALRILERVRLRGNVGFDLEVVPGITAIQALAAAHATALNRIGDSILITTGRRLTDEGLPANAATTVVMLDGKCAFNTLADQDVFIQWGAYLGTPDEIIVSGRLADVGAEIERTREEARRKKGWIMDTYLLRKSGE; encoded by the coding sequence ATGCGCAAGCTTCTCGTCATCGGCATCGGCGCCGGCAACCCCGAACACATGACGGTTCAGGCCATCAACGGCCTGAACCGCGCCGATGTGCTGTTCATTCCCGACAAGGGCGCAAGCAAGACCGATCTGGCGGAACTGCGCCGGCAGATCTGCGACCGCTTCGTCACCAATCCGAAGTCGCGCCGCGTCGAGTTCGACGTACCGGTTCGGGCCGAGCCGACATCATCCTATCGCGTGACCGTCGACGACTGGCACGAGGCGATCGCCGAGATCTATGAGAGGCTGATCAGCGACGAGCTGGGTGAAAACGGCTGCGGCGCCTTCCTGATCTGGGGCGACCCCTCGCTTTATGACAGCGCGCTGCGCATCCTGGAGCGCGTGCGCCTCAGGGGCAATGTCGGTTTCGACCTCGAGGTCGTTCCGGGCATCACCGCGATCCAGGCGCTGGCCGCCGCTCACGCGACCGCGCTCAACCGTATCGGTGACTCGATTCTCATCACCACCGGACGCCGGTTGACCGACGAAGGCCTGCCGGCAAACGCTGCAACGACGGTTGTCATGCTCGACGGCAAATGCGCCTTCAACACGTTGGCCGATCAGGATGTCTTCATCCAGTGGGGCGCCTATCTCGGCACGCCGGACGAGATCATCGTCTCCGGCCGGCTCGCCGATGTCGGCGCCGAGATCGAAAGGACCCGTGAGGAAGCCCGGCGGAAAAAGGGCTGGATCATGGACACTTATCTGCTGAGGAAGTCAGGGGAGTAA
- a CDS encoding DUF4424 domain-containing protein → MLRTILAAALAFLAAPAFANDSVAELGTGGLILSRSDAVAMESEDLFISPEKVTVDYVFRNNTDKDVSAIVAFPMPDIEGDPNEMPAIPDAQSDNFLGFEVTIDGVDAKPQLEQRAFALGIDITADLKAQNVPLYPFGDAAKAALAKLPKDVAEDWENRGIIIEDTADDGSGMQTAYAPFWQLRSTYWWRSTFPANKEVHVSHRYKPSVGGTSSVSFYYDGKFQGQYDAYKTRYCMDGAFENAVRKAAKENPDGYPKYFESRIAYILTTGGNWASGSIGNFKLTIDKGSAKNLVSFCGDNVRKIGPTTYEMTAKDFYPEHDIDILLLEPSDNGGNGG, encoded by the coding sequence ATGTTACGCACTATCCTCGCCGCAGCGCTGGCGTTTTTAGCCGCACCGGCCTTTGCCAACGATTCCGTCGCCGAGCTCGGCACAGGCGGGCTGATCCTGTCGCGCAGCGACGCCGTCGCCATGGAAAGCGAGGACCTTTTCATCTCGCCGGAGAAGGTGACGGTCGACTATGTCTTCCGCAACAACACCGACAAGGACGTCAGCGCCATCGTTGCGTTCCCAATGCCCGACATCGAGGGCGATCCGAACGAGATGCCGGCCATTCCGGACGCGCAGAGCGACAATTTCCTCGGCTTCGAGGTGACGATCGACGGCGTCGACGCGAAGCCGCAACTCGAGCAAAGGGCGTTTGCGCTGGGCATCGACATCACCGCCGATCTCAAGGCGCAGAACGTGCCGCTCTATCCATTCGGCGACGCCGCCAAGGCGGCGTTGGCGAAGCTCCCCAAAGACGTCGCCGAGGATTGGGAAAACCGCGGCATCATCATCGAGGATACCGCCGATGACGGTTCGGGCATGCAAACCGCCTATGCGCCGTTCTGGCAGTTGCGCTCGACCTATTGGTGGCGTTCGACCTTCCCGGCCAACAAGGAAGTCCATGTCTCGCACCGCTACAAACCGAGCGTCGGCGGCACGTCCTCGGTCAGCTTCTACTATGACGGCAAGTTCCAGGGGCAGTATGACGCCTACAAGACCCGGTACTGCATGGACGGAGCGTTCGAGAACGCGGTGCGCAAGGCGGCGAAGGAAAATCCCGACGGCTATCCGAAATATTTCGAGAGCCGTATCGCCTATATCCTGACCACGGGCGGCAACTGGGCGTCCGGCAGTATCGGCAATTTCAAGCTCACCATCGACAAGGGCAGCGCCAAGAACCTGGTTTCATTCTGCGGCGACAACGTCCGCAAGATCGGCCCAACCACGTACGAGATGACGGCCAAGGATTTTTACCCCGAGCACGACATCGACATCCTGCTGCTCGAGCCGTCGGACAATGGCGGGAACGGCGGCTGA